The genome window TTGATTATTTTCCTATATCTAATATAAAATCAACTTAGCAATAGGAGGAGGTAGGAATCATTGTTCAGAACATATGAATTTGATAATTATACGGTTAGAATAGCGGGAGAGAATGACACAGAATCTGTTATACGGTTATTGCAGGATACTGCTAGCAACTTGCAGAAAAAAGGGGTTTTGCAATGGGAGTATTTGCTTCAAGGCGAAGATACAAAAGAGATTGAACAGGGGATTCTAGCAGGGACGACATATGTTGCTGAAGCAAACGGAAAAATGGTTGCTACTTTTAATTTCTCTAGTAAGCAAAATGACTGGGATATTACACTGTGGGGGGAGCGGGATGATGCTGCCTATTATATCCATCGACTCGCAGTGAATCCTAGATATCGCCATCAGCAAATAGGAAGGATGCTATTAAGCTGGATGGATAGTAATCTGAAGTTAGTGGAGGGGTATGTTAGACTTGATTGTATTGCAAATAATCCTGTATTAAATAAATTTTATCAGGATGCAGGTTTTACTTTTGTTGGTTACGCCAAGCAGGAGGAAGAGAACTTTTCAAAGTATGAAAAGATTTATCAAGTTGAGAAGCAAGATTAGGAATTTTTCTTATTCTTTTTTTAAAACAAGGTAAGCCATGTTGAGCTTCAAGTCAATTATTTAGTAGGTCTTGACTTTATAAAAGCATACATATATATTAAGAATGATATAGGAAACATTGATGGGGATTAGTATGATTTATTTGTCTTTCTAAGAGAGGAAATGGTTGCTGGGAATTTCCAAAGACATAAGTTAGAACCTGCTCCTGAGTTCGCCATCGAAAAGGCAAAATTGCTATAAGATGTGCGCGGTTTATGACCGTTATCAAGTGAAGTGTGCAAGGGGTTCATCCTTTGCAAACAAGGGTGGTACCACCAGGCCTCGGTCCCTTTTTTGGACGCGGGGATTTTTTGGTTGTTAAGAAAGTAAAAAACTTTCTTACTACATAAGTGCAACTAGGACAGTCACCGAAAGGCTTGGTGACTGTCCAGTTTTCTAATGTTTACAATAATTTTAAATAAAGAGGTGTTTAGCTTGGGTAAGAAGAACAAGCAATTTGTTGAGAAAATCACGGCAATGGAAGACGATTTCGCACAATGGTATACCGATGTTGTGAAGCAAGCGGAATTAGTTGATTATGGACAAGTTCGCGGAACAATGATTATTAAGCCATATGGTTTTGCAATCTGGGAAAATATTCGCGATGAACTAGATCGTCAAATAAAGGCAACAGGGCATTCAAATGTTGCTTTCCCATTATTTATTCCTGAGAGCCTGCTGCAAAAGGAGAAAGACCATGTCGTTGGTTTTGCGCCTGAGGTTGCTTGGGTAACTCATGGTGGAGATGAAGAATTAGCAGAGCGAATTGCAGTTCGTCCAACATCAGAAG of Oceanobacillus zhaokaii contains these proteins:
- a CDS encoding GNAT family N-acetyltransferase; the protein is MFRTYEFDNYTVRIAGENDTESVIRLLQDTASNLQKKGVLQWEYLLQGEDTKEIEQGILAGTTYVAEANGKMVATFNFSSKQNDWDITLWGERDDAAYYIHRLAVNPRYRHQQIGRMLLSWMDSNLKLVEGYVRLDCIANNPVLNKFYQDAGFTFVGYAKQEEENFSKYEKIYQVEKQD